The following are encoded in a window of Solirubrobacterales bacterium genomic DNA:
- a CDS encoding type II toxin-antitoxin system HicB family antitoxin gives MAKVLVSMDDRLLKRLDRAAQSQGKSRSAYLADLAEADSLRQTGQGKTPGARAALSRLDELFADSPSGDSTDLIREDRDRH, from the coding sequence ATGGCCAAGGTACTCGTGTCAATGGACGACCGTCTCCTGAAGCGGCTTGACCGTGCTGCGCAATCTCAGGGCAAGAGTCGTTCGGCGTACTTGGCGGACCTGGCCGAGGCCGACTCCCTCAGGCAGACGGGGCAGGGCAAAACACCCGGAGCAAGAGCTGCTCTCAGCCGTCTGGATGAGCTGTTCGCCGACTCACCGTCTGGTGACTCGACCGACCTGATTCGTGAAGATCGCGACCGCCATTGA
- a CDS encoding type II toxin-antitoxin system VapC family toxin, whose translation MSEVVLDSSVVLKWFRSDNERHLAASRQLRRRFEQGELRVLVPPLLFLEILNVAARKWDWDERKLAQLAATLPELRFEVVEPALESIALWASRGLTAYDATYIAVAEDSGTKLVTDDTGIQELAPAHSTALGS comes from the coding sequence TTGAGCGAGGTAGTCCTGGATTCATCAGTCGTTCTCAAGTGGTTTCGTTCAGACAACGAACGTCACCTGGCCGCGTCGCGCCAGTTGCGTCGGCGCTTCGAGCAGGGAGAGCTGCGAGTCCTGGTTCCGCCACTGCTCTTCCTCGAAATTCTGAACGTTGCGGCCAGGAAGTGGGACTGGGATGAGCGGAAGCTGGCCCAACTCGCGGCAACCCTGCCCGAGCTGAGGTTCGAGGTAGTTGAACCGGCCCTGGAATCGATCGCCCTCTGGGCCTCTCGCGGCCTGACCGCCTACGACGCCACCTACATCGCGGTAGCCGAAGATTCCGGCACAAAGCTGGTCACCGACGACACTGGAATTCAGGAACTCGCACCGGCCCACTCGACTGCCCTGGGTAGTTGA